The Gasterosteus aculeatus chromosome 17, fGasAcu3.hap1.1, whole genome shotgun sequence genome includes a window with the following:
- the nfasca gene encoding neurofascin homolog (chicken) a isoform X11, which produces MLGQGGHGVLALMSLVLTLWHQAAPIEVPQDPKILQDLKQPPTIVKESVKDYIVDPRDNIIIECEAKGNPVPTFSWRRNGKFFNIGKDPRVTMRKRSGTLEIGFRSGGRPEDYEGEYQCFATNDLGVALSNKILLRVSKAPLWPKEVLEPVVVPEGHSLVLNCSPPPGLPPPFTFWMNSAMTPIPQDKRVSMGLNGDLYFSNVLTKDAHTDYSCNARFLFTQTIQQKNPFTLKVLTKEPYNDTSYNATDPYGGRKVAESTPTFLSPSGTESSKMVLRDEQLLLECIAAGLPTPTIKWFKKGGDLPGRKVKFDNYNKTLKIINVSEEDAGEYVCMANNHLGSIRHSIFVQVKAAPYWLDKPSNAVLAPEENGRLVCRANGNPKPNIQWLINGQPIESTPHSTSRQMLGDTIIFRSVQMGSSAVYQCNASNQHGYLLANAFVSVLDMPPRMLGPKNQLIKVVENNRTFLDCPFFGSPLPELRWFKNGQGSGLDGGHYRIYINGTLEIKRARAEDEGTYTCVANSMLGKAENQVRLEIKEPTRIVRVPERQSVVRGSAARFECKVKSDPSLPVTVAWTKDDKPLSLGWRLSKDEESLTVPNVNEGDEGTYTCSVTSEIDQDSASARLTVLEEASLNPSVSSALPPDHPDPPMDLDLSDPAARSVRLTWIPGNDHRSPVTQFLVQFEEDRWEPGRWQDLSTYPGDLNSVILQLAPFVNYQFRVIAINAVGRSQPSRPSPRYQTSGAAPDVIPRGLRGWGSKKDNMEITWEPLLDLERNGPNLHYGVWWRRKDLGEEWSNVTTAESKHVVHNTETYISYEIKVQARNEFGRGPESNVVVGYSGEDKPVYAPTDLRVSKFDSTKAVLHWKPVDLSSVQGEFKEYRLYFWRESSLVPGLVVSKEKKTKGFYSIAAEPSGILSDLVPYSRYKMFLVVANNLFEGPPSNTVEVITKEGVPDAPKFFTINRRTFDTIHLEWDKPLEPNGILIGYQLKYQIVNGSRVGRAQLETLPPNVTHFSVRLPERSTRYKFYLSALTQVGAGEVYAEESPSSANEENLTDSTALVELTDASVASAFSPTPPPLAPLPPTAVTPTTISTSTSATPTPPPPPPPPTTTTATTTATTPSTTTTTTAEATTTTTTAERVTIKRTDQNVLVADRWKIWNLTVEPNSNYANVSWRHNFPAGSSEFVLEFTLDSDKSVKVVPVKQQPPITVADLIAGAKYQLRVYSHELNSVSSESFIFKTKPAYIDQVDIATQGWFIGLMCAIALIILILLIVCFIKRSRGGKYPGGGCVTGFAKYLVRDKKDLPLDPVDQKDQDGSFDYQYSHRSTVPPVPRGRSR; this is translated from the exons atgttggggcaggggggccACGGGGTCCTGGCTCTCATGTCATTAGTTCTGACACTGTGGCACCAAGCGGCACCCATAGAAGTCCCACAAGACC CAAAGATCCTGCAAGACC TGAAGCAGCCCCCCACCATAGTCAAAGAGTCTGTGAAGGACTACATTGTCGACCCCAGAGATAACATCATCATTGAGTGTGAGGCCAAGGGCAACCCAGTGCCAAC GTTCTCATGGCGAAGGAACGGGAAGTTTTTCAACATCGGGAAAGATCCCAGGGTGACAATGCGGAAACGCTCGGGAACTCTAGAGATCGGTTTCCGTAGCGGAGGACGACCGGAGGACTACGAGGGGGAATACCAGTGTTTTGCAACCAATGACCTCGGAGTGGCTCTGTCCAACAAAATCCTGCTGCGTGTCTCCA aGGCCCCTCTCTGGCCCAAAGAAGTGCTGGAGCCAGTCGTGGTGCCTGAAGGCCACTCGCTGGTTCTGAACTGCAGCCCACCACCAGGCCTTCCTCCTCCATTCACCTTCTGGATGAACAGCG CTATGACTCCGATCCCTCAGGATAAGAGGGTGTCCATGGGTCTGAACGGGGACCTCTACTTCTCCAACGTCTTGACCAAAGATGCTCACACTGACTACAGCTGCAACGCTCGCTTCCTCTTCACGCAGACCATCCAGCAGAAGAACCCCTTCACCCTCAAAGTCCTGACGA aggaGCCGTATAATGACACGTCTTACAATGCTACTGACCCGTACGGTG GCCGCAAAGTAGCCGAGTCCACGCCGaccttcctctccccctcagGGACCGAGAGCTCCAAGATGGTGCTACGGGACGAGCAACTGTTGCTGGAATGCATCGCTGCCGGACt GCCGACGCCCACTATCAAGTGGTTTAAGAAGGGTGGGGACCTTccagggaggaaggtgaagtTTGACAACTACAACAAGACCCTAAAGATCATCAACGTGTCCGAGGAGGACGCCGGGGAGTACGTATGCATGGCCAACAACCACCTAGGCAGCATACGCCACTCCatctttgtccaggtcaaag CGGCTCCTTACTGGCTCGACAAACCCTCCAACGCGGTGCTCGCTCCGGAGGAAAACGGGCGCCTGGTGTGTCGGGCCAACGGGAACCCCAAACCCAACATCCAGTGGCTGATCAACGGACAGCCTATAGAAA gCACTCCCCACAGCACCAGCAGACAGATGCTTGGTGACACCATCATCTTCCGCTCGGTGCAGATGGGAAGCAGCGCTGTCTACCAGTGCAACGCCTCCAACCAGCACGGCTACCTGCTGGCCAACGCCTTCGTCAGCGTCCTTG ACATGCCTCCGAGGATGCTGGGCCCCAAAAACCAGCTGATCAAAGTCGTCGAGAACAACCGCACCTTCCTTGACTGTCCCTTCTTCGGTTCTCCTCTGCCGGAACTCCGCTG GTTTAAGAACGGACAGGGCAGCGGGCTGGACGGAGGTCACTACCGCATTTATATTAATGGCACCCTGGAGATCAAGCGGGCCAGAGCGGAGGACGAGGGCACCTACACCTGTGTGGCCAACAGCATGCTGGGCAAGGCCGAGAACCAGGTCCGCCTGGAGATCAAAG AGCCGACTCGCATCGTTCGCGTCCCGGAGCGCCAGTCGGTCGTCAGGGGCTCCGCGGCGCGCTTCGAGTGTAAGGTGAAGTCTGACCCCAGCCTGCCCGTCACTGTGGCCTGGACCAAGGACGACAAACCTCTGTCCCTGGGTTGGAG GCTGAGCAAAGACGAGGAGTCGTTGACCGTCCCCAACGTGAACGAGGGGGATGAGGGAACCTACACCTGCTCGGTTACATCTGAGATAGACCAGGACTCGGCCTCCGCCCGCCTCACGGTCTTag AGGAAGCCTCCCTCAACCCCTCAGTCTCTAGTGCCTTGCCTCCAG accacCCTGACCCTCCCATGGATCTGGACCTGTCAGATCCTGCAGCCCGCAGCGTTCGCCTCACCTGGATCCCCGGAAACGACCACCGGAGCCCTGTGACGC AATTCCTGGTCCAGTTTGAGGAGGACCGTTGGGAGCCGGGCAGGTGGCAGGACCTGTCCACATACCCAGGGGACCTCAACTCTGTCATCCTGCAGCTCGCCCCCTTCGTCAACTACCAGTTCAGGGTCATCGCCATCAACGCGGTGGGCCGCAGTCAGCCCAGCCGCCCCTCGCCCCGGTACCAGACCAGCGGAGCCG CCCCAGATGTCATCCCCAGAGGTCTACGAGGATGGGGATCAAAGAAGGACAATATGGAGATAACCTGGGAG CCTCTGCTCGATCTGGAGAGGAACGGGCCAAACCTGCACTACGGCGTGTGGTGGCGACGGAAGGATTTGGGAGAGGAGTGGAGTAACGTGACCACAGCCGAATCCAAACATGTCGTCCACAACACAGAGACCTACATTTCCTACGAGATCAAAGTTCAGGCCAGGAACGAGTTTGGACGAGGACCAGAGTCCAATGTGGTAGTTGGATACTCCGGAGAGGACA AACCCGTCTATGCCCCCACTGACCTGCGGGTGTCGAAGTTTGACAGCACCAAGGCCGTCCTGCACTGGAAGCCCGTGGACCTGAGCTCTGTGCAGGGAGAATTCAAGGAGTACCGA CTGTACTTCTGGCGTGAGTCCAGTCTGGTTCCTGGTCTAGTGGTCAGTAAGGAGAAGAAGACTAAAGGTTTCTACAGCATCGCGGCCGAACCGTCTGGCATCCTCAGCGACTTGGTGCCCTACTCCAGATACAAGATGTTCCTGGTTGTGGCCAACAACCTCTTTGAAGGTCCACCCAGCAACACCGTGGAGGTCATCACCAAGGAGGGAG tgccCGATGCTCCGAAGTTTTTCACTATCAACCGGAGAACTTTTGACACCATCCACCTTGAATGGGACAAACCTCTGGAGCCCAACGGTATTCTGATTGGATACCAGCTCAAGTACCAAATAG tcaACGGCAGCAGAGTTGGTCGTGCACAGCTGGAGACTCTCCCGCCCAACGTCACACACTTCAGCGTACGACTTCCGGAGCGATCTACTCGCTACAAGTTCTACCTGTCAGCACTCACACAGGTGGGAGCCGGCGAGGTCTACGCTGAGGAGTCCCCCTCGTCCGCCAACGAAG AAAACCTTACTGACTCCACAGCTCTAG TCGAGCTTACCGATGCCTCCGTGGCCTCGGCTTtctctcccactcctcctcctctcgctcctcttcctcctactgccgtgACTCCTACAACCATTAGTACCTCGACTTCTGCCACTCcgacacctcctcctcctcctcctcctcctactactactactgctactactactgctactactccttctaccaccaccaccactacagCCGAGGCGACCACTACCACCACAACTGCAGAGCGGGTCACCATCAAGCGCACTGATCAGAACGTGTTGG TGGCCGATAGGTGGAAGATCTGGAATCTGACGGTGGAGCCTAACAGTAACTACGCTAACGTCAGCTGGAGACACAACTTCCCGGCCGGCAGCAGCGAGTTTGTGCTAGAGTTCACACTGGACA GCGACAAGTCGGTGAAAGTTGTACCGGTGAAACAGCAGCCCCCCATTACAGTGGCGGATCTGATCGCAGGCGCCAAGTACCAGCTGAGGGTTTACTCCCATGAGCTCAACAGCGTCAGCAGCGAATCTTTCATCTTTAAGACCAAACCAG CCTACATAGACCAGGTGGACATAGCCACCCAAGGCTGGTTCATTGGCCTGATGTGTGCCATTGCCCTCATCATACTGATCCTCCTCATCGTCTGCTTCATCAAGAGGAGTCGCGGGGGCAAATACCCAG GTGGTGGTTGCGTGACTGGTTTCGCAAAATATCTGG TCCGTGACAAAAAAGACCTCCCCTTGGACCCCGTAGATCAGAAAGACCAGGACGGATCCTTTGATTACCA ATACTCGCACCGCTCCACCGTTCCTCCAGTTCCACGGGGGCGTTCGCGATGA
- the nfasca gene encoding neurofascin homolog (chicken) a isoform X14 — translation MLGQGGHGVLALMSLVLTLWHQAAPIEVPQDPKILQDLKQPPTIVKESVKDYIVDPRDNIIIECEAKGNPVPTFSWRRNGKFFNIGKDPRVTMRKRSGTLEIGFRSGGRPEDYEGEYQCFATNDLGVALSNKILLRVSKAPLWPKEVLEPVVVPEGHSLVLNCSPPPGLPPPFTFWMNSAMTPIPQDKRVSMGLNGDLYFSNVLTKDAHTDYSCNARFLFTQTIQQKNPFTLKVLTKEPYNDTSYNATDPYGGRKVAESTPTFLSPSGTESSKMVLRDEQLLLECIAAGLPTPTIKWFKKGGDLPGRKVKFDNYNKTLKIINVSEEDAGEYVCMANNHLGSIRHSIFVQVKAAPYWLDKPSNAVLAPEENGRLVCRANGNPKPNIQWLINGQPIESTPHSTSRQMLGDTIIFRSVQMGSSAVYQCNASNQHGYLLANAFVSVLDMPPRMLGPKNQLIKVVENNRTFLDCPFFGSPLPELRWFKNGQGSGLDGGHYRIYINGTLEIKRARAEDEGTYTCVANSMLGKAENQVRLEIKEPTRIVRVPERQSVVRGSAARFECKVKSDPSLPVTVAWTKDDKPLSLGWRLSKDEESLTVPNVNEGDEGTYTCSVTSEIDQDSASARLTVLEEASLNPSVSSALPPDHPDPPMDLDLSDPAARSVRLTWIPGNDHRSPVTQFLVQFEEDRWEPGRWQDLSTYPGDLNSVILQLAPFVNYQFRVIAINAVGRSQPSRPSPRYQTSGAAPDVIPRGLRGWGSKKDNMEITWEPLLDLERNGPNLHYGVWWRRKDLGEEWSNVTTAESKHVVHNTETYISYEIKVQARNEFGRGPESNVVVGYSGEDKPVYAPTDLRVSKFDSTKAVLHWKPVDLSSVQGEFKEYRLYFWRESSLVPGLVVSKEKKTKGFYSIAAEPSGILSDLVPYSRYKMFLVVANNLFEGPPSNTVEVITKEGVPDAPKFFTINRRTFDTIHLEWDKPLEPNGILIGYQLKYQIVNGSRVGRAQLETLPPNVTHFSVRLPERSTRYKFYLSALTQVGAGEVYAEESPSSANEENLTDSTALGDKSVKVVPVKQQPPITVADLIAGAKYQLRVYSHELNSVSSESFIFKTKPAYIDQVDIATQGWFIGLMCAIALIILILLIVCFIKRSRGGKYPGGGCVTGFAKYLVRDKKDLPLDPVDQKDQDGSFDYHSDEDNKPLQGSQTSLDGNVKESDDSLVDYGEGGDGQFNEDGSFIGQYTVKKDKDETEGNESSEATSPVNAIYSLA, via the exons atgttggggcaggggggccACGGGGTCCTGGCTCTCATGTCATTAGTTCTGACACTGTGGCACCAAGCGGCACCCATAGAAGTCCCACAAGACC CAAAGATCCTGCAAGACC TGAAGCAGCCCCCCACCATAGTCAAAGAGTCTGTGAAGGACTACATTGTCGACCCCAGAGATAACATCATCATTGAGTGTGAGGCCAAGGGCAACCCAGTGCCAAC GTTCTCATGGCGAAGGAACGGGAAGTTTTTCAACATCGGGAAAGATCCCAGGGTGACAATGCGGAAACGCTCGGGAACTCTAGAGATCGGTTTCCGTAGCGGAGGACGACCGGAGGACTACGAGGGGGAATACCAGTGTTTTGCAACCAATGACCTCGGAGTGGCTCTGTCCAACAAAATCCTGCTGCGTGTCTCCA aGGCCCCTCTCTGGCCCAAAGAAGTGCTGGAGCCAGTCGTGGTGCCTGAAGGCCACTCGCTGGTTCTGAACTGCAGCCCACCACCAGGCCTTCCTCCTCCATTCACCTTCTGGATGAACAGCG CTATGACTCCGATCCCTCAGGATAAGAGGGTGTCCATGGGTCTGAACGGGGACCTCTACTTCTCCAACGTCTTGACCAAAGATGCTCACACTGACTACAGCTGCAACGCTCGCTTCCTCTTCACGCAGACCATCCAGCAGAAGAACCCCTTCACCCTCAAAGTCCTGACGA aggaGCCGTATAATGACACGTCTTACAATGCTACTGACCCGTACGGTG GCCGCAAAGTAGCCGAGTCCACGCCGaccttcctctccccctcagGGACCGAGAGCTCCAAGATGGTGCTACGGGACGAGCAACTGTTGCTGGAATGCATCGCTGCCGGACt GCCGACGCCCACTATCAAGTGGTTTAAGAAGGGTGGGGACCTTccagggaggaaggtgaagtTTGACAACTACAACAAGACCCTAAAGATCATCAACGTGTCCGAGGAGGACGCCGGGGAGTACGTATGCATGGCCAACAACCACCTAGGCAGCATACGCCACTCCatctttgtccaggtcaaag CGGCTCCTTACTGGCTCGACAAACCCTCCAACGCGGTGCTCGCTCCGGAGGAAAACGGGCGCCTGGTGTGTCGGGCCAACGGGAACCCCAAACCCAACATCCAGTGGCTGATCAACGGACAGCCTATAGAAA gCACTCCCCACAGCACCAGCAGACAGATGCTTGGTGACACCATCATCTTCCGCTCGGTGCAGATGGGAAGCAGCGCTGTCTACCAGTGCAACGCCTCCAACCAGCACGGCTACCTGCTGGCCAACGCCTTCGTCAGCGTCCTTG ACATGCCTCCGAGGATGCTGGGCCCCAAAAACCAGCTGATCAAAGTCGTCGAGAACAACCGCACCTTCCTTGACTGTCCCTTCTTCGGTTCTCCTCTGCCGGAACTCCGCTG GTTTAAGAACGGACAGGGCAGCGGGCTGGACGGAGGTCACTACCGCATTTATATTAATGGCACCCTGGAGATCAAGCGGGCCAGAGCGGAGGACGAGGGCACCTACACCTGTGTGGCCAACAGCATGCTGGGCAAGGCCGAGAACCAGGTCCGCCTGGAGATCAAAG AGCCGACTCGCATCGTTCGCGTCCCGGAGCGCCAGTCGGTCGTCAGGGGCTCCGCGGCGCGCTTCGAGTGTAAGGTGAAGTCTGACCCCAGCCTGCCCGTCACTGTGGCCTGGACCAAGGACGACAAACCTCTGTCCCTGGGTTGGAG GCTGAGCAAAGACGAGGAGTCGTTGACCGTCCCCAACGTGAACGAGGGGGATGAGGGAACCTACACCTGCTCGGTTACATCTGAGATAGACCAGGACTCGGCCTCCGCCCGCCTCACGGTCTTag AGGAAGCCTCCCTCAACCCCTCAGTCTCTAGTGCCTTGCCTCCAG accacCCTGACCCTCCCATGGATCTGGACCTGTCAGATCCTGCAGCCCGCAGCGTTCGCCTCACCTGGATCCCCGGAAACGACCACCGGAGCCCTGTGACGC AATTCCTGGTCCAGTTTGAGGAGGACCGTTGGGAGCCGGGCAGGTGGCAGGACCTGTCCACATACCCAGGGGACCTCAACTCTGTCATCCTGCAGCTCGCCCCCTTCGTCAACTACCAGTTCAGGGTCATCGCCATCAACGCGGTGGGCCGCAGTCAGCCCAGCCGCCCCTCGCCCCGGTACCAGACCAGCGGAGCCG CCCCAGATGTCATCCCCAGAGGTCTACGAGGATGGGGATCAAAGAAGGACAATATGGAGATAACCTGGGAG CCTCTGCTCGATCTGGAGAGGAACGGGCCAAACCTGCACTACGGCGTGTGGTGGCGACGGAAGGATTTGGGAGAGGAGTGGAGTAACGTGACCACAGCCGAATCCAAACATGTCGTCCACAACACAGAGACCTACATTTCCTACGAGATCAAAGTTCAGGCCAGGAACGAGTTTGGACGAGGACCAGAGTCCAATGTGGTAGTTGGATACTCCGGAGAGGACA AACCCGTCTATGCCCCCACTGACCTGCGGGTGTCGAAGTTTGACAGCACCAAGGCCGTCCTGCACTGGAAGCCCGTGGACCTGAGCTCTGTGCAGGGAGAATTCAAGGAGTACCGA CTGTACTTCTGGCGTGAGTCCAGTCTGGTTCCTGGTCTAGTGGTCAGTAAGGAGAAGAAGACTAAAGGTTTCTACAGCATCGCGGCCGAACCGTCTGGCATCCTCAGCGACTTGGTGCCCTACTCCAGATACAAGATGTTCCTGGTTGTGGCCAACAACCTCTTTGAAGGTCCACCCAGCAACACCGTGGAGGTCATCACCAAGGAGGGAG tgccCGATGCTCCGAAGTTTTTCACTATCAACCGGAGAACTTTTGACACCATCCACCTTGAATGGGACAAACCTCTGGAGCCCAACGGTATTCTGATTGGATACCAGCTCAAGTACCAAATAG tcaACGGCAGCAGAGTTGGTCGTGCACAGCTGGAGACTCTCCCGCCCAACGTCACACACTTCAGCGTACGACTTCCGGAGCGATCTACTCGCTACAAGTTCTACCTGTCAGCACTCACACAGGTGGGAGCCGGCGAGGTCTACGCTGAGGAGTCCCCCTCGTCCGCCAACGAAG AAAACCTTACTGACTCCACAGCTCTAG GCGACAAGTCGGTGAAAGTTGTACCGGTGAAACAGCAGCCCCCCATTACAGTGGCGGATCTGATCGCAGGCGCCAAGTACCAGCTGAGGGTTTACTCCCATGAGCTCAACAGCGTCAGCAGCGAATCTTTCATCTTTAAGACCAAACCAG CCTACATAGACCAGGTGGACATAGCCACCCAAGGCTGGTTCATTGGCCTGATGTGTGCCATTGCCCTCATCATACTGATCCTCCTCATCGTCTGCTTCATCAAGAGGAGTCGCGGGGGCAAATACCCAG GTGGTGGTTGCGTGACTGGTTTCGCAAAATATCTGG TCCGTGACAAAAAAGACCTCCCCTTGGACCCCGTAGATCAGAAAGACCAGGACGGATCCTTTGATTACCA